In a genomic window of Nocardia fluminea:
- a CDS encoding zinc-binding dehydrogenase: protein MQAVVIDEFGEPKDVLTAQQAPTPEPGPGEVRIAMSLSPIHNHDLAIIRGVYGYRPPLPAIPGTEAAGVVDAVGPGVDTLRVGQRVAVAGVRGAWADSFVARAEQAVPMPDSVPDETACQLLAMPLSALMLLDDLGVRAGEWIVVNAANGAVGRLLNLFAKERGVRVLSLVRGESSVRALEKLGYGPVLDTESVGWLARGADITGGEPIVRAVDQVSGPAAGDLMALLAPRGELISFGALSGKPLIIDTGAVIFKQAVVKGFWGQQRSSDIDRADYVRLITELVTLAANGTLRLDVQADFALEQAAEAAVVSETPGRNGKVVLHAGTH, encoded by the coding sequence ATGCAGGCAGTTGTCATCGACGAATTCGGTGAACCGAAGGATGTGCTCACCGCACAGCAGGCGCCCACTCCCGAGCCAGGGCCGGGTGAGGTGCGGATCGCGATGTCGCTGTCGCCGATCCACAATCACGATCTGGCGATCATCCGCGGCGTCTACGGCTATCGGCCGCCGCTGCCCGCGATTCCCGGCACCGAGGCCGCCGGCGTCGTCGACGCGGTCGGGCCCGGTGTGGACACCCTCCGGGTCGGTCAGCGGGTGGCCGTCGCCGGCGTGCGTGGCGCCTGGGCGGATTCTTTCGTCGCGCGCGCCGAGCAAGCGGTGCCGATGCCGGATTCGGTGCCCGACGAGACGGCCTGTCAGCTGCTCGCCATGCCGCTGAGCGCGCTGATGCTGCTCGACGATCTGGGGGTGCGGGCCGGTGAGTGGATCGTGGTGAACGCCGCCAACGGCGCGGTCGGGCGCCTGCTCAACCTGTTCGCGAAGGAACGCGGAGTGCGGGTGCTGAGCCTGGTCCGCGGCGAGTCGTCGGTGCGGGCGCTGGAAAAGCTCGGCTACGGTCCCGTGCTCGACACCGAATCGGTGGGCTGGCTCGCCCGGGGGGCCGACATCACCGGCGGCGAACCGATCGTGCGCGCCGTCGACCAGGTCAGCGGCCCAGCCGCGGGTGACCTGATGGCGCTGCTGGCCCCGCGCGGTGAACTGATCTCCTTCGGCGCGCTGTCGGGCAAACCGCTGATCATCGACACCGGCGCCGTGATCTTCAAACAGGCTGTGGTGAAAGGATTCTGGGGTCAGCAGCGCAGTTCCGACATCGATCGCGCCGATTACGTGCGGTTGATCACCGAACTCGTCACCCTCGCCGCGAACGGCACCCTGCGCTTGGACGTCCAGGCCGATTTCGCGCTCGAGCAAGCCGCTGAGGCCGCTGTGGTGTCCGAAACCCCTGGCCGCAACGGCAAAGTGGTCCTGCACGCGGGCACTCACTGA
- a CDS encoding type VII secretion target, whose translation MSSLVNVSLDAIRSQACSVDGVSGGVAQALEAANYLAHADDGYGLLVKPYAVSTLNALHDEITEALAQLDTLTAQMPGKLRTAADTFETCDTTRAGDLSGKTAEIERNV comes from the coding sequence GTGAGCAGTCTGGTGAATGTGAGTCTGGATGCGATCAGGTCGCAGGCCTGCTCGGTGGACGGCGTGTCCGGCGGGGTCGCCCAGGCGCTCGAGGCGGCGAACTATCTCGCCCACGCCGACGACGGCTACGGCCTGCTCGTGAAGCCGTACGCGGTGAGCACGTTGAACGCGCTCCACGACGAGATCACCGAAGCACTGGCGCAGCTCGACACCCTGACCGCGCAGATGCCGGGCAAACTCCGCACCGCGGCCGACACCTTCGAAACGTGTGACACCACGAGGGCGGGCGATCTGTCGGGCAAGACCGCCGAGATCGAAAGGAACGTCTGA
- a CDS encoding carbohydrate ABC transporter permease — translation MFVIDAPATPVPPVAATPVRRRLTRRRVARFVAPYLYLSPALFLLIVWTYQPLVQALQLSTYSWNLLPTAPMTPVGTANYERLLDLPAFWGALGRTGTLILGLLPFTVVLPVVIAMASRRVTGRARTIYQALVFAPFLVAPVAAAAVWRWLLHPGTGFLAQVTGSDRNWVYETATAQGVIIAITAWHLIGFAVLVVWAGLAGISGDYDEAARVDGASPGQIRRWITLPLLSPTVLFLILTTVLLSPTLTFPLIDSMTQGGPAQATTNIYYLLWDYAFHSFDAGLSAAAGVLLFFGFGLVAALLVWISEKVAVHDD, via the coding sequence ATGTTCGTCATCGATGCGCCGGCGACGCCGGTGCCGCCGGTCGCGGCGACTCCGGTGCGCCGGCGCCTCACCCGCCGCCGCGTGGCCCGGTTCGTCGCGCCCTACCTCTACCTGAGCCCGGCGCTGTTCCTGCTGATCGTGTGGACCTATCAGCCGCTGGTGCAGGCCCTGCAGTTGTCCACCTACTCGTGGAACCTGCTGCCCACCGCACCGATGACACCGGTCGGCACCGCGAATTACGAACGGCTACTGGACCTTCCGGCGTTCTGGGGCGCGCTCGGTCGCACCGGGACGCTGATCCTGGGCCTGTTGCCGTTCACGGTGGTGCTGCCGGTGGTGATCGCGATGGCGAGCAGACGGGTCACCGGCCGGGCCCGCACGATCTATCAGGCACTGGTGTTCGCGCCGTTCCTGGTCGCACCGGTCGCGGCGGCGGCGGTGTGGCGCTGGTTGCTGCATCCGGGGACGGGCTTCCTCGCCCAGGTGACCGGTTCGGACCGCAACTGGGTGTACGAGACCGCGACCGCGCAGGGGGTGATCATCGCGATCACCGCCTGGCATCTGATCGGCTTCGCCGTGCTGGTGGTGTGGGCGGGATTGGCCGGGATCAGCGGCGACTACGACGAAGCGGCCAGGGTCGACGGCGCCTCACCCGGTCAGATCCGGCGCTGGATCACGCTGCCGCTGCTCTCGCCCACCGTGCTGTTCCTCATCCTCACGACCGTGTTGCTCAGTCCCACACTGACGTTCCCGCTCATCGACTCGATGACCCAGGGCGGTCCCGCGCAGGCCACCACCAACATCTACTACCTGCTCTGGGACTACGCCTTCCACAGTTTCGACGCCGGACTGAGCGCCGCGGCCGGTGTGCTGCTGTTCTTCGGCTTCGGCCTGGTGGCCGCACTGCTGGTCTGGATCTCGGAAAAGGTTGCTGTCCATGACGATTGA
- a CDS encoding alpha/beta fold hydrolase, which yields MPIITVDGVPIACVDTGAPAGRPDAATVVFGHGLLFGGWMFRAQLEALRRDYRCVTLDWRGQGDTPPTAEGYDMDTLTADAVGVIRALEVGPVHWVGLSMGGFVGQRLAARHGELLRSLTLLDTSARAEDPSKIGEYHRLALALRWFGIRPIAGKVAAHLFGPSFRASGTGKAVVREWSRRLTGIDRAGTRNAVHGVTERGAVEDELPAITVPTQIIVGDDDAATPLPQARHIASLIPHAQLHIIPACGHSSSLEQPEAVTELLRGFLTSIESSTPTREPRTT from the coding sequence GTGCCGATCATCACCGTCGACGGCGTGCCGATCGCCTGCGTCGACACCGGCGCGCCCGCGGGCAGACCCGACGCCGCCACCGTGGTCTTCGGCCACGGATTGCTGTTCGGCGGCTGGATGTTTCGCGCGCAGCTCGAGGCCCTGCGACGCGACTACCGCTGCGTCACCCTCGACTGGCGCGGTCAGGGCGACACCCCGCCCACGGCCGAGGGCTACGACATGGACACGCTCACCGCCGACGCGGTGGGGGTGATCCGCGCCCTCGAGGTGGGCCCGGTGCACTGGGTCGGCCTGTCGATGGGCGGCTTCGTCGGCCAGCGACTGGCCGCCAGGCACGGCGAGCTCCTGCGCTCGCTCACCCTGCTCGACACCAGCGCGCGAGCCGAGGATCCCAGCAAGATCGGCGAATACCACCGGCTGGCGCTGGCGCTGCGCTGGTTCGGCATCCGTCCCATCGCGGGCAAGGTGGCCGCGCACCTGTTCGGCCCCTCGTTTCGGGCTTCCGGCACGGGCAAGGCGGTTGTCCGGGAGTGGTCGCGCCGCCTGACCGGGATCGACCGTGCCGGTACCCGCAACGCCGTCCACGGCGTCACCGAACGCGGCGCCGTCGAGGACGAACTCCCGGCGATCACCGTCCCGACCCAGATCATCGTCGGCGACGACGACGCCGCCACCCCGCTCCCGCAGGCCCGCCACATCGCCTCGCTCATCCCCCATGCCCAGCTCCACATCATTCCCGCGTGCGGTCACTCGAGTTCCCTCGAACAACCGGAGGCCGTCACCGAACTCCTGCGCGGTTTCCTGACATCGATCGAGTCGAGTACACCGACGAGGGAACCACGCACCACCTGA
- a CDS encoding cytochrome P450 family protein, translating into MADLTAPAPVESIDADFFDDPHAQYRRWRAEGPVHRVRFPDDVVRWVVVGYPEAKIALADPRFRKDAAQLSAILHSKRDTAATDPNIVALLSHMLGTDPPAHTRLRKLVNKAFTARQVALLRPRIEQITASLLDALDDRDEVDLMSDFANPLPVTVICELLGVPFEDRADFQAWTKALVTVVGEGEQDERPAASAAMVGYLAKLVRAKQSEPAGDLLSELVLADDEGDRLTDQELVSMAFLLLVAGHETTVNLIGNGVLALLRNPEQWQALRADPTGVPAAIEEFLRFDGPVDMATARYTAEPVTLGGTEIPADEIVYVALSAANRDPARFAAPDTLATDTPTAGHLAFGHGIHFCVGAPLARVEAEIAFTALLRRFPDLTLSPTADLHWQTSTLIRGLLDLPVRLH; encoded by the coding sequence GTGGCCGACCTCACCGCTCCCGCCCCCGTCGAGTCCATCGACGCCGACTTCTTCGACGATCCGCACGCGCAATACCGCCGGTGGCGCGCCGAGGGCCCCGTCCATCGGGTTCGCTTCCCCGACGATGTCGTGCGCTGGGTGGTCGTCGGCTATCCCGAGGCCAAGATCGCGCTCGCCGACCCGCGTTTTCGCAAGGATGCCGCGCAGCTCAGCGCGATCCTGCACAGCAAGCGCGACACCGCGGCGACGGACCCCAACATCGTCGCGCTCCTGAGCCATATGCTCGGCACCGACCCGCCCGCCCACACTCGCCTGCGCAAGCTCGTCAACAAGGCGTTCACCGCCCGCCAGGTCGCCCTGCTGCGACCACGCATCGAGCAGATCACCGCCTCGCTGCTGGACGCGCTGGATGATCGCGACGAGGTCGATCTGATGAGCGATTTCGCCAATCCCCTTCCGGTGACGGTGATCTGCGAGCTGCTCGGTGTCCCGTTCGAGGATCGGGCGGACTTCCAAGCCTGGACCAAGGCCCTGGTCACGGTGGTGGGCGAGGGCGAACAGGACGAGCGTCCCGCCGCGTCGGCGGCGATGGTCGGCTATCTCGCGAAGCTGGTGCGCGCCAAGCAGTCCGAGCCCGCCGGGGATCTGCTGTCGGAACTGGTGCTGGCCGACGACGAGGGCGACCGGCTCACCGATCAGGAACTGGTGTCGATGGCGTTCCTGCTGCTGGTCGCGGGCCACGAGACGACGGTGAACCTCATCGGCAACGGTGTCCTGGCCCTGTTGCGCAACCCCGAACAGTGGCAGGCCCTGCGCGCCGACCCCACCGGCGTACCCGCCGCGATCGAGGAATTCCTGCGCTTCGACGGCCCCGTCGACATGGCGACCGCCCGCTACACCGCGGAACCGGTCACGCTGGGCGGCACCGAGATCCCCGCGGACGAGATCGTCTACGTGGCGCTCTCGGCCGCCAACCGCGACCCCGCCCGCTTCGCCGCCCCCGACACCCTCGCCACCGACACTCCCACCGCGGGCCACCTCGCCTTCGGCCACGGCATCCACTTCTGCGTCGGCGCGCCCTTGGCCCGCGTGGAAGCCGAAATCGCCTTCACCGCACTCCTGCGACGCTTCCCCGACCTGACCCTGTCTCCCACCGCGGATCTCCACTGGCAGACCAGCACCCTCATCCGAGGCCTGCTCGACCTACCGGTCCGGCTGCACTGA
- a CDS encoding carbohydrate ABC transporter permease: protein MTIERLRGVGSHLLLAATALVCVFPIYWLFATSLRRPEDVTSLSPIPWPLSTASYLDAAQKVDIAGLIANTFFVAVLSAAGQLLIALLASYAFAIYTFPLQKLLYLAFVGVWLVPFQVTMLPNYILLNQLGLINTLIGVVLPTLCSALAVLLLRQHMSAFPKELIAAAKIDGRSSWSILWTVVVPNLRPALAALGILLFINAWNEYFWPAVVLRQSNSVLQLGLRSFMGTEGDQWGPMMALAGLACLPVLLLYLVLQRHIVNAFVRSGLK from the coding sequence ATGACGATTGAACGACTGCGCGGGGTGGGCAGCCACCTGCTGCTCGCCGCCACGGCGCTGGTGTGCGTGTTCCCGATCTACTGGCTGTTCGCGACGTCGCTGCGCAGACCCGAGGACGTCACCTCGCTGTCGCCGATCCCCTGGCCGCTGTCGACGGCCAGCTACCTCGACGCGGCACAGAAGGTCGACATCGCCGGCCTGATCGCCAACACGTTCTTCGTCGCGGTGCTCTCGGCGGCGGGCCAGCTGTTGATCGCGTTGCTGGCCTCCTACGCCTTCGCCATCTACACCTTCCCGCTGCAGAAGCTGCTGTATCTGGCGTTCGTCGGAGTGTGGCTGGTGCCGTTCCAGGTGACGATGCTGCCCAACTACATCCTGCTCAACCAGCTGGGCCTGATCAACACCCTGATCGGCGTCGTGCTGCCGACACTGTGCTCGGCGCTGGCGGTACTGCTGCTGCGCCAGCACATGTCGGCGTTCCCGAAAGAGCTCATCGCCGCCGCGAAGATCGACGGGCGCTCGTCGTGGTCGATCCTGTGGACCGTGGTGGTACCCAATCTGCGGCCCGCCCTCGCCGCGCTCGGCATCCTGCTGTTCATCAACGCGTGGAACGAGTACTTCTGGCCCGCGGTCGTGCTGCGTCAGTCCAACTCTGTGCTCCAGCTCGGGCTGCGCAGTTTCATGGGCACCGAAGGCGATCAGTGGGGGCCGATGATGGCGTTGGCGGGTCTGGCCTGTCTGCCGGTGCTGCTGCTGTATCTGGTGCTGCAGCGCCACATCGTCAACGCGTTCGTGCGGTCGGGATTGAAGTGA
- a CDS encoding ABC transporter substrate-binding protein encodes MKRTLPALGVVFTAALALTGCGLGTTGTTDATSTAQIPELAADQQVSIVFESYSYGVAGAWTETFNALIADFSAAHPNIKVTAQKPQGNSPNPATDTVSSIQNQMVAGTPPDVAQLGFSDLDFTIHQLKAKPLDQLVGAEAVKRNFDGARHAYAPRARTLDDWDGHTYGVPFVFSTPVLYLNASLFTEAGLDPAKPPTTWDEVTTAAKAIAERTGKGGVYIDCLTKTAKDWCFQSLVRSNGGRVISEDRNSLTFADAPAVEVTEMAQNLVNTGSMPKLNQKQGYEAFGRGEIGMMLETSALQSVFVTGSKGKWDLRSAPMPGFGSKPAIPTNSGAGLHILSNDPAKQRAAWELIKHLTSEDSYKKIAQNIGYLPLRTGLLEEAGGLKEWADQNPLLRPNVAQLANMEPWVSMPGNNYLQMRDGMMDAVEAVVFQGADPRSTLTAARTAGTELMPKS; translated from the coding sequence ATGAAACGCACACTGCCCGCGCTGGGCGTGGTGTTCACCGCCGCCCTCGCCCTCACCGGCTGCGGTCTCGGCACCACCGGGACCACCGACGCCACGAGCACCGCCCAGATCCCCGAACTGGCTGCCGATCAACAGGTGTCGATCGTCTTCGAGTCCTACAGCTACGGTGTGGCCGGCGCCTGGACCGAGACCTTCAACGCCCTGATCGCCGACTTCAGCGCCGCGCACCCCAATATCAAGGTCACCGCGCAGAAGCCGCAGGGCAACAGCCCCAACCCGGCCACCGACACCGTCTCCAGCATTCAGAACCAGATGGTGGCGGGCACCCCGCCCGACGTCGCCCAGCTCGGTTTCTCCGACCTGGACTTCACCATTCACCAGCTCAAGGCCAAGCCGCTGGACCAGCTCGTCGGTGCCGAGGCAGTGAAACGAAACTTCGACGGCGCCCGCCACGCGTACGCGCCCCGCGCCCGCACGCTCGACGACTGGGACGGCCACACCTACGGCGTGCCGTTCGTCTTCTCCACCCCCGTGCTGTACCTGAACGCGTCGCTGTTCACCGAGGCCGGTCTCGATCCCGCCAAGCCGCCCACCACCTGGGACGAGGTCACCACCGCCGCGAAGGCGATCGCCGAGCGCACCGGGAAGGGCGGGGTCTACATCGACTGCCTGACCAAGACCGCCAAGGACTGGTGCTTCCAGTCGCTGGTGCGCTCCAACGGCGGTCGCGTGATCTCCGAGGACCGCAACTCCCTCACCTTCGCCGACGCGCCCGCCGTCGAGGTCACCGAGATGGCGCAGAACCTCGTGAACACCGGCAGCATGCCCAAACTCAACCAGAAGCAGGGCTATGAGGCGTTCGGCCGCGGCGAGATCGGCATGATGCTCGAAACCAGCGCACTGCAGAGCGTTTTCGTCACCGGGTCCAAGGGCAAGTGGGACCTGCGTTCGGCGCCGATGCCCGGCTTCGGCAGCAAGCCCGCCATCCCGACGAATTCCGGTGCGGGCCTGCACATCCTGTCCAACGATCCGGCCAAGCAGCGGGCCGCGTGGGAGCTGATCAAGCACCTGACCAGCGAGGATTCCTACAAGAAGATCGCGCAGAACATCGGCTACCTGCCGCTGCGGACCGGTCTGCTCGAGGAAGCGGGCGGGCTGAAGGAGTGGGCCGACCAGAATCCGCTGCTGCGTCCGAACGTCGCGCAGCTGGCGAACATGGAGCCGTGGGTGTCGATGCCGGGCAACAACTATCTGCAGATGCGTGACGGCATGATGGATGCCGTCGAGGCCGTCGTGTTCCAGGGCGCCGACCCGCGGTCGACGCTCACCGCCGCCCGAACCGCGGGCACCGAACTCATGCCGAAATCATGA
- a CDS encoding metallophosphoesterase, with protein sequence MSELTIVQITDTHLRPEGELLHGVDTAANLTAVLDRLREFGQRVDVLIFSGDLSDNGSPEAYRRLRAAVEPVAAELGAEIVYAMGNHDERTAFGIELLGRDTVDPDRPHDQCVEIAGVRIIVLDSTTPFQHDGKLEPAQLAWLADELRTPAPHGTVLVVHHPPLRSPLATLDFLRLKDAEQLAEVVAGTDVRMILCGHNHLTGASALAGIPVWIGPATAYRLDAMAPAGRHRGFAGFGYSRIDIMASTVLATAIDAAPAPTVYDRPEAEMLEQIAAIVAARAAVR encoded by the coding sequence ATGAGCGAGCTGACGATCGTCCAGATCACCGACACCCACCTGCGGCCCGAGGGCGAACTGCTCCACGGCGTGGACACCGCCGCCAACCTGACCGCGGTGCTCGATCGGCTGCGCGAATTCGGGCAGCGCGTGGACGTGCTGATCTTCTCCGGTGATCTCAGCGACAACGGATCACCCGAGGCCTACCGGCGGTTGCGGGCCGCGGTCGAGCCCGTCGCGGCCGAGCTGGGCGCCGAGATCGTCTACGCCATGGGCAATCACGACGAACGCACCGCCTTCGGTATCGAACTGCTCGGCCGCGACACGGTGGACCCCGATCGCCCGCACGACCAGTGCGTCGAGATCGCGGGCGTGCGGATCATCGTGCTGGACAGCACCACGCCGTTCCAGCACGACGGCAAGCTCGAGCCCGCGCAGCTGGCCTGGCTGGCCGACGAGCTGCGCACCCCGGCCCCGCACGGCACCGTGCTGGTGGTGCACCATCCCCCGTTGCGTTCCCCGCTGGCCACTCTGGACTTCCTCCGATTGAAGGATGCCGAGCAGCTGGCCGAGGTCGTGGCGGGCACCGATGTGCGGATGATCCTGTGCGGGCACAACCACCTCACCGGCGCGTCGGCGCTGGCCGGGATTCCGGTGTGGATCGGTCCCGCGACGGCCTACCGGCTGGACGCGATGGCGCCGGCGGGCAGGCACCGCGGGTTCGCCGGATTCGGGTACAGCCGCATCGACATCATGGCGTCGACAGTGCTGGCCACCGCGATCGACGCCGCACCGGCGCCGACGGTCTATGACCGGCCCGAGGCGGAGATGCTCGAGCAGATCGCGGCGATCGTCGCCGCGCGGGCGGCGGTGCGGTAG
- a CDS encoding PaaI family thioesterase: MSAAQAPNPDFAQLVPSVVLSMPAAAHLGFHFSRVEPGDVEIVQPHRRELTQHDGYFQGGVLGSLADFAAGSAAGTLLPVGWVNMTIDYTVKILAPAKGPTVVARGRVIKPGALLTIAAADVFSVEEAGETLCATALVTMRNVRLAAA, encoded by the coding sequence ATGAGCGCAGCACAGGCCCCCAATCCCGACTTCGCACAGCTGGTCCCCAGTGTCGTGCTGTCCATGCCCGCCGCCGCGCACCTGGGTTTCCATTTCAGCCGGGTCGAACCCGGCGACGTCGAGATCGTGCAACCACATCGGCGCGAACTCACCCAGCACGACGGCTATTTCCAGGGTGGCGTGCTCGGCTCGCTCGCCGATTTCGCCGCCGGTTCGGCAGCGGGCACGCTGCTGCCCGTCGGCTGGGTGAACATGACCATCGACTACACGGTGAAGATTCTCGCGCCGGCCAAAGGTCCGACCGTGGTCGCCCGGGGCCGGGTGATCAAGCCCGGCGCATTGCTCACCATCGCCGCCGCCGACGTGTTCTCCGTGGAGGAGGCCGGCGAAACTCTCTGTGCCACAGCGTTGGTGACCATGCGCAACGTCCGCCTCGCGGCGGCCTGA
- a CDS encoding O-methyltransferase, with amino-acid sequence MTTNDWADVDNYLVTTLVGDEGVPALAANADAGLPAIDVSPPQGKLLNLLARTAKARRVLEIGTLGGYSTEWLARAVGDGGLVVTLEFEPRHAKVARENLDRAGVGDRVEILVGAALDTLPGVAEDLTAPFDLVFIDADKVNNSNYVQWALRLTHPGSVIIVDNVVRAGAVADERTEDPNARASRDLIDLLAAEPSLDATVIQTVGAKGWDGFAYAVVNGPNS; translated from the coding sequence ATGACGACCAACGATTGGGCCGATGTCGACAACTACCTCGTCACCACCCTCGTCGGCGACGAGGGCGTGCCCGCACTCGCCGCCAACGCCGACGCGGGGCTGCCCGCCATCGACGTCTCCCCGCCCCAGGGCAAACTGCTGAATCTACTGGCCCGCACCGCGAAAGCGCGCCGGGTACTCGAGATCGGCACCCTCGGCGGATACAGCACCGAGTGGCTGGCCCGCGCGGTCGGTGACGGCGGCCTCGTCGTCACCCTCGAATTCGAACCCCGCCACGCCAAGGTCGCCCGCGAGAACCTCGACCGCGCCGGGGTGGGGGACCGCGTCGAGATCCTGGTCGGCGCGGCCCTGGACACCCTGCCCGGTGTCGCCGAGGACCTGACCGCACCGTTCGACCTGGTCTTCATCGACGCCGACAAGGTCAACAACTCCAACTACGTGCAGTGGGCGCTGCGCCTGACCCATCCGGGCTCGGTGATCATCGTCGACAACGTGGTGCGCGCGGGCGCGGTGGCCGACGAGCGGACCGAGGATCCCAATGCCCGGGCCAGCCGCGACCTGATCGACCTGCTCGCCGCCGAACCGAGCCTGGACGCGACCGTCATCCAGACCGTCGGCGCCAAAGGCTGGGACGGGTTCGCCTACGCCGTGGTCAACGGCCCGAATTCCTGA
- a CDS encoding LysR family transcriptional regulator has product MEFRHLVSFIALAEELHFGRAAQRLHLTQPSLSAQLQKLEKSLDVQLVARNSHEVRLTPAGREFELQARQIIAQLDRAAQAAKATAAGRAGSLNIGYNLPASKHILPDALAELTDRHPGISVSLWEKRTGPQLAALADGSLDLAMVYGHPSTADFRYRRLLHRIPLVAVVGRQHRWAHRSHVPFAELRDQDCVLFARDQCPAMYDAILRSAAQTRISLNITQIADDPGATAHIVSVRPLVGFASLPRAVSAGMGSSDTDPVAVKLVDPVPTLDLHVVWRADEQNPAVAMFLECLASTAPALADDEVLTA; this is encoded by the coding sequence ATGGAATTCCGTCATCTCGTCTCGTTCATCGCGCTCGCCGAGGAATTGCACTTCGGACGTGCGGCGCAGCGCCTGCATCTGACGCAGCCGAGCCTGAGCGCCCAGTTGCAGAAGCTGGAGAAGTCGCTGGACGTGCAGCTGGTCGCGCGCAATTCGCACGAGGTGCGGCTGACCCCGGCGGGCCGGGAGTTCGAGCTGCAGGCCCGCCAGATCATCGCCCAGCTCGACCGGGCCGCCCAGGCGGCGAAGGCGACCGCCGCCGGTCGCGCGGGCAGCCTGAACATCGGCTACAACCTGCCCGCCAGCAAGCACATCCTGCCCGACGCGCTGGCCGAGCTCACCGACCGTCACCCCGGCATCTCGGTGTCGCTGTGGGAGAAGCGAACCGGGCCGCAACTGGCCGCCCTGGCCGACGGATCCCTCGACCTGGCCATGGTCTACGGCCACCCCAGCACCGCGGACTTCCGGTACCGCCGTCTACTGCACCGGATCCCGCTGGTGGCGGTGGTCGGGCGACAGCACCGCTGGGCGCACCGCTCGCACGTACCGTTCGCCGAACTGCGCGACCAGGACTGTGTGCTGTTCGCCCGCGATCAGTGCCCGGCGATGTACGACGCGATCCTGCGGTCGGCCGCGCAGACCCGGATCTCGCTGAACATCACCCAGATCGCCGACGATCCGGGCGCCACGGCCCACATCGTGTCGGTGCGCCCGCTGGTCGGGTTCGCGTCGCTGCCGCGCGCGGTGTCGGCGGGTATGGGGTCCTCCGACACCGACCCGGTGGCGGTGAAACTCGTCGATCCGGTGCCGACCCTGGATCTGCACGTGGTGTGGCGGGCCGATGAACAGAATCCGGCGGTGGCGATGTTTCTGGAGTGCCTCGCGTCCACGGCACCTGCCCTGGCCGACGACGAGGTCTTGACGGCGTGA
- a CDS encoding ABC transporter ATP-binding protein, whose product MARLQIEAVSKKFDAEYAVREVSLDIADGEFMVLLGPSGCGKSTLLRMIAGLEEPSAGRILVGDVDVTDAAPQRRDLAMVFQSYALYPHLSVARNIGFPLRARRRPRAEIAQRVAEVSATLEISALLDRRPVALSGGQRQRVALARAMVRDPGAFLMDEPLSNLDAKLRSATRAELIALHQRLGATFLYVTHDQVEAMTMATRIALLNQGRVEQCGTPEELYDRPRSTFVAGFLGSPPMNLFPAVVTASDGHMTVMADGIDAALDISEDSGDATAVVAGIRPERLRIDDTSTDVRGRVRMVENLGSEELVHLESGLCVRAARPAGVRVGEDIACRVDPADIHLFDADTGLRLSWQATPSPARAAVDADAIAVP is encoded by the coding sequence ATGGCACGACTGCAGATCGAAGCGGTGTCGAAGAAGTTCGATGCCGAGTACGCGGTGCGCGAGGTGAGTCTCGACATCGCCGATGGTGAGTTCATGGTGTTGCTGGGGCCAAGTGGCTGCGGCAAGTCCACGCTGTTGCGGATGATCGCGGGGCTGGAGGAGCCGAGCGCGGGGCGGATTCTGGTGGGCGACGTCGATGTGACGGACGCGGCGCCGCAGCGGCGGGATCTGGCGATGGTGTTCCAGAGTTACGCGCTGTATCCGCACCTTTCGGTGGCGCGCAACATCGGGTTCCCGTTGCGGGCCCGGCGCAGGCCGCGTGCGGAGATCGCGCAGCGGGTCGCCGAGGTGTCGGCGACGCTGGAGATCTCGGCGCTGCTGGACCGACGCCCGGTCGCACTGTCGGGCGGCCAGCGGCAACGAGTCGCGTTGGCGCGGGCCATGGTTCGCGATCCCGGCGCGTTCCTGATGGACGAACCGCTGTCGAACCTCGACGCCAAACTGCGCAGCGCGACCCGCGCCGAACTGATCGCGCTGCACCAGCGTTTGGGTGCGACGTTCCTCTACGTCACCCACGACCAGGTCGAGGCGATGACGATGGCGACCCGCATCGCGCTGCTCAACCAGGGCCGCGTCGAACAGTGCGGCACCCCGGAGGAGCTCTACGACCGCCCGCGCTCGACGTTCGTCGCCGGCTTCCTCGGCTCGCCGCCGATGAACCTGTTCCCCGCCGTCGTCACCGCGAGCGACGGCCACATGACGGTGATGGCCGACGGCATCGATGCCGCGCTGGACATCTCCGAGGATTCCGGTGACGCCACCGCCGTCGTCGCCGGAATCCGCCCGGAACGCCTGCGGATCGACGACACCTCGACCGATGTCCGCGGACGGGTGCGGATGGTCGAGAACCTCGGCAGCGAGGAACTCGTGCACCTCGAGTCGGGTCTCTGCGTGCGCGCGGCGCGTCCGGCCGGTGTCCGGGTGGGCGAGGACATCGCCTGCCGCGTCGACCCCGCCGACATCCACCTGTTCGACGCCGACACCGGCCTGCGCCTGTCGTGGCAGGCGACCCCATCCCCCGCGCGAGCGGCGGTCGATGCCGACGCGATCGCCGTCCCCTGA